Proteins co-encoded in one Longimicrobiales bacterium genomic window:
- the gyrA gene encoding DNA gyrase subunit A yields MAMATRRERVVPRLIEEEMRESFLDYSMSVIVQRALPDVRDGLKPVHRRILYAMMQAGLAPNRPYKKSATVVGDVLGKYHPHGDMAVYDALVRMVQDFSLRYPLVDGQGNFGSIDGDNAAAYRYTEARLTRIAMEVLADIDEDTVDFTRNFDDRLEEPSVLPARFPNLLVNGSSGIAVGMATNIPPHNLHEIADAVRHLVKHPKCTVDELLPFVPGPDFPTGAYILGRSGIEDAYRTGRGRIVMRAIIQRESRRGGREQLIVSALPYGVSKAKVIEQIANLARTKLEEIADLRDESDREGMRLIIELKRDASIQKVLTALYRNTQLQATFGAIMLALDNGVPRELNLKEMLERFRDHRLDVIRRRSQWRLDRARAEAHILEGLLIALDNIDAVIRIIRKSKDQKEAAAALRKKFELSEEQADAILNMRLGRLTSLETQDLRKQLAALRKQIKELETLLASEKKQLGVMIEELDAVVEEFGDERRTEILDEESGAVVEVEEVVSEEQVVITFSHRGYIKRVPLALHQRRLASGRAIAGMDRYEDDFLEHVFVASTTDVLVFFTDGGHAHALEVQNVPEGGPQSRGRAIAQLVSLERGAKVAALIPVAEFEADRTLVFLTAAGIIKRTGLDQFANIRTGGIAAIRLQDGDVLLDVQPSDGKADVVIVTEQGRAIRFAESQVPATGRVTQGVKGIGLRKGDGVVGMVVVRRDASVCTVTANGYAKRTPIGDYPAQNRGGLGTITLDVTDRTGPLVAVKELIEGDELMLVAQDGTAVRLGAEDVPVQGRATQGKRLAKLESRIVEVARVAREADDGGPASRGRTSSRNNGSAERARSGKQLDLIE; encoded by the coding sequence ATGGCCATGGCAACACGGCGGGAGCGTGTCGTTCCCCGCCTGATCGAGGAAGAGATGCGGGAATCCTTCCTCGACTACTCGATGAGCGTGATCGTACAGCGCGCGCTTCCGGACGTGCGCGACGGTCTCAAGCCCGTCCATCGACGCATCCTGTACGCGATGATGCAGGCGGGCCTCGCGCCGAACCGGCCGTACAAGAAGAGCGCGACGGTGGTCGGCGACGTGCTCGGCAAGTACCACCCGCACGGCGACATGGCCGTTTACGACGCGCTCGTGCGGATGGTGCAGGACTTCTCGCTGCGGTACCCGCTCGTCGACGGGCAGGGCAACTTCGGCTCGATCGATGGCGACAACGCTGCCGCCTACCGCTACACGGAAGCGCGTCTTACGCGGATCGCGATGGAGGTCCTCGCCGACATCGACGAGGACACTGTCGACTTCACGCGCAACTTCGACGACCGGCTCGAGGAGCCGAGCGTTCTGCCCGCGCGTTTTCCGAACCTGCTCGTCAACGGCAGCAGTGGCATCGCGGTGGGGATGGCCACGAACATCCCGCCGCACAACCTGCACGAGATCGCCGATGCCGTCCGTCACCTGGTGAAGCACCCGAAGTGCACGGTCGACGAGCTGCTACCCTTCGTGCCCGGCCCGGACTTCCCGACCGGTGCGTACATCCTGGGGCGGAGCGGGATCGAGGACGCGTACCGCACGGGACGCGGCCGGATCGTGATGCGCGCCATAATCCAGCGCGAGTCGCGGCGCGGCGGTCGCGAGCAGCTGATCGTCAGTGCGCTCCCCTACGGCGTTTCCAAGGCAAAGGTCATCGAGCAGATCGCCAACCTGGCGCGCACCAAGCTCGAGGAGATCGCCGATCTGCGCGATGAGTCGGACCGGGAAGGGATGCGGCTGATCATCGAGCTGAAGCGGGACGCCTCGATCCAGAAGGTGCTGACGGCGCTGTACCGCAACACGCAACTGCAGGCGACGTTCGGCGCGATCATGCTGGCACTCGACAATGGTGTGCCGCGCGAGCTCAACCTCAAGGAGATGCTCGAGCGGTTCCGCGATCACCGGCTGGACGTGATCCGCCGCCGCTCGCAGTGGCGCCTCGACCGCGCGCGTGCCGAGGCACACATCCTGGAAGGGCTGCTTATCGCGCTCGACAACATCGACGCGGTGATCCGCATCATCCGGAAGTCGAAGGACCAGAAGGAAGCTGCCGCAGCACTGCGGAAGAAGTTCGAGCTGAGCGAGGAGCAGGCCGACGCGATCCTCAACATGCGGCTCGGCCGGCTCACGTCGCTGGAGACACAGGACCTCAGGAAGCAGCTCGCCGCGCTCCGCAAGCAGATCAAGGAGCTGGAAACGCTGCTCGCCAGCGAGAAGAAGCAGCTCGGCGTGATGATCGAGGAGCTGGACGCCGTCGTGGAGGAGTTCGGCGACGAGCGGCGCACCGAGATCCTGGACGAGGAGAGCGGCGCGGTCGTCGAGGTGGAGGAGGTCGTCTCGGAGGAGCAGGTCGTCATCACCTTCAGCCACCGCGGCTACATCAAGCGCGTGCCGCTTGCGCTGCACCAGCGGCGGCTCGCAAGCGGGCGCGCGATCGCGGGCATGGACCGCTACGAAGACGACTTCCTCGAGCACGTCTTCGTTGCGAGCACCACGGACGTGCTCGTCTTCTTCACGGACGGCGGGCACGCGCACGCACTGGAGGTGCAGAACGTGCCCGAGGGTGGCCCGCAGAGCCGGGGGCGCGCGATCGCCCAGCTCGTCTCGCTCGAGCGCGGCGCAAAGGTGGCCGCGCTGATCCCGGTCGCCGAGTTCGAGGCCGATCGTACGCTCGTGTTCCTGACCGCCGCCGGCATCATCAAGCGCACGGGTCTGGACCAGTTCGCCAACATCCGGACCGGCGGTATCGCCGCCATCCGCCTGCAGGACGGCGACGTACTGCTCGACGTCCAGCCCTCGGATGGCAAGGCGGACGTCGTCATCGTGACGGAGCAGGGCCGCGCGATCCGCTTTGCGGAGTCACAGGTTCCCGCCACGGGACGGGTGACGCAGGGCGTGAAGGGGATCGGGCTGCGCAAAGGCGACGGGGTAGTCGGCATGGTCGTCGTGCGACGCGATGCCAGCGTCTGCACGGTCACCGCGAACGGCTACGCCAAGCGCACGCCGATCGGCGACTACCCCGCGCAGAACCGTGGTGGTCTCGGCACGATCACGCTGGATGTGACGGACCGGACCGGCCCGCTGGTCGCCGTCAAGGAGCTGATCGAGGGCGACGAGCTCATGCTGGTCGCCCAGGACGGGACCGCCGTGCGCCTCGGTGCGGAAGACGTGCCGGTACAGGGCCGCGCCACGCAGGGCAAGCGGCTCGCGAAGCTGGAATCCAGGATCGTGGAGGTGGCCCGCGTCGCGCGGGAAGCAGACGATGGTGGGCCGGCCTCACGCGGCAGGACGTCCTCACGCAACAACGGCTCGGCCGAACGCGCCCGCAGCGGGAAGCAGCTGGACCTGATCGAGTGA
- a CDS encoding alpha/beta fold hydrolase — MKATINGRELAWDETGSGRTILFLHGFPFNRQLWYNQLQAVPKGWRGVAMDLRGFGESAGSDDPQYTMDMFADDAAALLTHLRVRRAVICGLSMGGYIALAMQRRYPSMVGGLILADTRATADGDQEKQNRLQLAQRVQAEGNGVVVDSMMQKLFAPVTPYTKPKVAEFVRGMMSAARPESIARALLGMAVRPNSEPDLRNISVPTLVIVGAEDQITDRGQAQLMARAIRGSQIEVIPEAGHVSNLEAPEIFNEAVRRLLASF; from the coding sequence ATGAAGGCGACGATCAACGGTCGTGAGCTGGCCTGGGACGAGACGGGGTCGGGGCGCACGATTCTCTTCCTGCACGGGTTTCCCTTCAACCGGCAGCTCTGGTACAACCAGCTGCAGGCGGTGCCGAAGGGATGGCGCGGCGTCGCAATGGACCTGCGCGGATTCGGTGAGAGCGCCGGCAGCGACGACCCGCAGTACACCATGGACATGTTCGCCGATGACGCGGCCGCGCTCCTGACGCACCTGCGGGTCCGGCGCGCGGTGATCTGCGGGCTCTCCATGGGCGGCTACATCGCGCTCGCGATGCAGCGCCGCTATCCGTCGATGGTGGGCGGGTTGATCCTTGCCGACACGCGCGCGACGGCCGACGGCGATCAGGAGAAGCAGAACCGGCTGCAGCTCGCGCAGCGCGTGCAGGCGGAGGGCAACGGCGTCGTCGTCGATTCGATGATGCAGAAGCTGTTCGCGCCCGTCACGCCGTACACGAAGCCGAAGGTCGCGGAGTTCGTGCGGGGCATGATGTCGGCCGCGCGGCCGGAGTCGATCGCGCGGGCCCTGCTGGGCATGGCGGTGCGTCCGAACTCGGAGCCGGACCTGCGCAACATCAGCGTGCCCACACTGGTCATCGTCGGTGCGGAGGACCAGATCACGGACCGCGGCCAGGCGCAGCTCATGGCGCGCGCGATCCGCGGCTCGCAGATCGAGGTGATCCCCGAGGCCGGACACGTGTCCAACCTCGAGGCACCCGAGATCTTCAATGAGGCGGTGCGCCGGCTGCTCGCCTCGTTCTAG
- a CDS encoding metal-sulfur cluster assembly factor has product MSRDMVTEKDVRRALRKVKDPELNLDLVVLGLVYDVEVQDSHVRARISLTSPFCPVAPQILDETKAAIEAMDGVESADVELTFDPPWTPERIDPLIRASLGL; this is encoded by the coding sequence ATGAGCAGGGATATGGTTACGGAAAAGGACGTGCGTCGCGCGCTGCGAAAGGTGAAGGACCCCGAGCTGAACCTGGACCTGGTGGTGCTCGGCCTGGTCTACGATGTCGAGGTGCAGGACTCACACGTCCGTGCGCGCATCTCGCTGACCTCCCCCTTCTGTCCGGTCGCACCGCAGATCCTGGACGAGACGAAGGCGGCGATCGAGGCGATGGACGGCGTGGAGAGCGCGGACGTCGAGCTGACGTTCGATCCGCCGTGGACGCCGGAGCGGATCGATCCGTTGATCCGGGCCTCACTGGGCCTTTGA
- a CDS encoding ATP-dependent 6-phosphofructokinase → MAGTGTIRRVALNTGGGDAPGLNAVIRSCVLSALSRGWEIYGIRRGYGALLGEDAIVRLDSDAVRGITHLGGTILGTTNRGNPFEWPTIGPDGDIQTIDRSDEVLDAFRTHGFDAMISIGGDGTLSIAHRLAEKGMPVVGVPKTIDNDLAVTQVTFGFHTAVETATDAIDKLHSTAESHERIMVVEVMGRHTGWIALHSGISGSADVILIPEIPYDIERVAAKIRRRYQRGRRFAIVVVAEGAVPRDGTATFVEEAHPGSAARYGGIAERLASQLTELTGFESRSIVLGHLQRGGSPTSYDRLIALRFGAAAVRLVAEERFGTMVALDPPEIRAVPIADAIRQLKRVPTHSDIVQTGRDIGVSFGD, encoded by the coding sequence TTGGCTGGTACCGGAACGATCCGACGAGTTGCGCTGAACACCGGCGGCGGCGATGCGCCGGGGCTGAACGCGGTGATCCGCTCCTGCGTGCTGAGCGCGCTCAGCCGCGGCTGGGAGATCTACGGCATACGCCGGGGCTACGGCGCGCTGCTGGGCGAGGACGCCATCGTGCGACTGGACAGCGACGCGGTCAGGGGCATCACCCACCTCGGGGGGACCATCCTCGGCACCACGAACCGGGGCAACCCGTTCGAATGGCCGACGATCGGACCGGACGGCGACATCCAGACGATCGACCGTTCCGACGAGGTGCTCGACGCGTTCCGCACCCACGGCTTCGACGCGATGATCTCGATCGGCGGCGACGGCACACTCAGCATCGCCCATCGACTGGCGGAAAAGGGCATGCCCGTGGTCGGCGTGCCCAAGACGATCGACAACGACCTGGCGGTGACACAGGTTACCTTCGGCTTCCACACGGCCGTCGAGACCGCCACGGACGCGATCGACAAGCTGCACTCGACCGCCGAGAGCCACGAGCGCATCATGGTCGTCGAGGTCATGGGCCGGCACACGGGGTGGATCGCGCTGCACTCCGGCATCAGCGGCAGCGCCGACGTCATCCTGATCCCGGAAATTCCTTACGACATCGAGCGCGTCGCAGCGAAGATCCGGCGCAGGTACCAGCGAGGGCGGCGCTTCGCGATCGTCGTGGTCGCGGAGGGGGCCGTACCGCGGGACGGCACCGCCACCTTTGTCGAGGAGGCGCATCCGGGCAGTGCCGCCCGCTACGGCGGCATCGCCGAGCGCCTCGCGAGCCAGCTCACGGAGCTGACCGGCTTCGAGTCCCGCTCCATCGTGCTGGGCCACCTGCAGCGCGGCGGCAGCCCCACGTCGTACGACCGCCTGATCGCGCTGCGCTTCGGTGCAGCGGCCGTCCGCCTCGTCGCCGAGGAGCGGTTCGGCACCATGGTCGCCCTGGACCCGCCGGAGATTCGCGCCGTACCGATCGCGGACGCGATCCGCCAGCTCAAGCGGGTGCCGACACACTCGGATATCGTCCAGACGGGCCGCGACATCGGCGTCTCGTTCGGCGACTGA
- a CDS encoding alpha/beta fold hydrolase — MKRMCATGAMLLLFAATADASAQQQPGTFELSVANIMRGPEHVGEPPSRVRWSDSGEWVYFYWKPGGRPWHEESALYRVPARGGEPERLPDVVADSLAPLLANGDISRDRRWRVVSSNGDLYLVDRRNDRVRRLTETTTHESSPVFSADAATVYYLSEGPAGYNILAIDLGRGGIRQLTDIRTGPAPREPEPATGQRGFLEQQQEELFEHIRTARERREAQEARREAREARQLQPIYLEKDETVQALAVEPRGSFAIIEVEKPSDQPRRTLIPDWITASGYTETREMRAKVGDNTPANSRLGVVSLADGSVRWLDLGRASGDSTRPFSSTGFLGWNEQGSHGLVAALDYDFENAWLWSIDAATGALTLLRHDSDDAWLGGPCAFWFGCAGFLPDGRSAWFVSEADGFSHLYTVPVGGGSARQLTSGDWEVQEVQVAPTEDRFYLTTSEGTPHEVHFYHMPLSGGERTRITTEPGRQDATPSPDGRRVAVVHSFANVPPELYVGENRQRTALARVTTSPTAEWQTGPWIAPEIIRITARDGVAVPARIYRPEDLGATPNGSAVIFVHGAGYLQNVHDWWSTYYREYMFHHLLAQRGFVVLDLDYRASAGYGRDWRTAIYRHMGGTDLTDQVDASRWLQQQGIDPERIGIYGGSYGGFITLMALFTAADEFGAGAALRSVTDWAHYNHGYTGRILNLPQEDSVAYRQSSPIYFAEGLEDPLLMAHGMVDVNVHFSDIVRLTQRLIELGKTDWELAVYPVEDHGFVEPSSWTDEYRRILELFEENLTQARSAAAGRGN, encoded by the coding sequence ATGAAGCGCATGTGCGCCACCGGCGCCATGCTCCTGCTGTTCGCGGCCACGGCGGACGCGAGCGCGCAGCAGCAGCCGGGCACCTTCGAGCTTTCGGTCGCGAACATCATGCGTGGACCGGAGCACGTCGGAGAACCGCCCTCACGTGTGCGCTGGAGCGACAGCGGCGAGTGGGTCTACTTCTACTGGAAGCCCGGCGGCCGACCCTGGCACGAGGAGTCCGCGCTTTACCGCGTACCCGCACGCGGCGGCGAGCCCGAACGGCTGCCCGACGTGGTCGCGGACTCACTGGCCCCGCTGCTCGCCAACGGCGACATCTCCCGGGACCGCCGCTGGCGCGTCGTCTCCAGCAACGGCGACCTGTACCTCGTCGATCGCCGTAACGACCGCGTGCGCAGGCTGACCGAGACCACCACGCACGAATCGAGTCCGGTCTTCAGTGCGGACGCGGCGACGGTCTACTACCTCAGCGAGGGGCCCGCCGGGTACAACATCCTCGCCATCGACCTCGGGCGTGGCGGCATCCGCCAGCTCACGGACATCAGGACAGGACCCGCGCCGCGAGAGCCTGAGCCGGCAACGGGGCAGCGCGGATTCCTCGAGCAGCAGCAGGAGGAGCTGTTCGAGCACATCCGCACGGCGCGCGAGCGACGGGAAGCGCAGGAGGCGCGGCGCGAGGCGCGTGAAGCACGCCAGCTGCAGCCGATCTACCTGGAAAAGGACGAGACGGTTCAGGCGCTGGCCGTCGAGCCGCGCGGAAGCTTCGCGATCATCGAGGTCGAAAAGCCGTCGGATCAGCCGCGCCGCACGCTGATCCCGGACTGGATCACCGCGTCCGGTTACACCGAGACCCGGGAGATGCGCGCCAAGGTCGGAGACAACACCCCCGCGAACAGCCGTCTCGGTGTCGTCTCGCTCGCTGACGGCAGCGTCCGGTGGCTGGACCTCGGCCGCGCGTCCGGGGACAGCACTCGCCCCTTCTCCTCCACCGGGTTCCTCGGCTGGAACGAGCAGGGCAGCCACGGCCTGGTCGCCGCGCTCGACTACGACTTCGAGAACGCGTGGCTCTGGTCCATCGACGCCGCAACCGGCGCACTCACACTGCTGCGCCACGACTCCGACGACGCATGGCTCGGCGGCCCCTGTGCCTTCTGGTTCGGCTGCGCCGGCTTCCTGCCCGATGGCCGCAGCGCCTGGTTCGTGAGCGAGGCCGACGGCTTCAGCCACCTGTACACCGTGCCCGTGGGCGGCGGCAGCGCCCGCCAGCTCACGTCAGGCGACTGGGAGGTGCAGGAGGTCCAGGTCGCACCGACGGAGGATCGCTTCTACCTCACGACCAGCGAGGGCACGCCACACGAGGTGCACTTCTACCACATGCCTCTCTCGGGCGGGGAGCGCACACGGATCACCACCGAGCCCGGACGCCAGGACGCCACACCATCGCCGGACGGACGACGCGTCGCCGTCGTGCACTCCTTCGCGAACGTGCCGCCGGAGCTCTACGTGGGCGAGAACCGGCAGCGCACAGCTCTCGCGCGCGTCACGACGTCGCCAACGGCCGAGTGGCAGACAGGGCCGTGGATCGCGCCGGAGATCATCCGCATCACCGCGCGCGACGGGGTTGCAGTACCGGCGCGCATCTACCGGCCCGAAGATCTGGGCGCCACGCCCAACGGCTCGGCAGTGATCTTCGTGCACGGCGCCGGCTACCTGCAGAACGTGCACGACTGGTGGTCGACGTATTACCGCGAATACATGTTCCATCACCTGCTGGCGCAGCGCGGATTCGTGGTGCTCGACCTCGACTACCGCGCGTCCGCCGGCTACGGCCGCGACTGGCGCACCGCGATCTACCGGCACATGGGCGGCACCGACCTCACCGACCAGGTCGATGCCTCCCGCTGGCTGCAGCAGCAGGGCATCGACCCCGAGCGCATCGGCATCTACGGCGGATCCTACGGCGGGTTCATCACACTCATGGCGCTCTTCACCGCAGCCGACGAGTTCGGCGCCGGCGCAGCGCTCCGCTCGGTGACCGACTGGGCCCACTACAACCACGGCTACACGGGCCGGATCCTCAACCTGCCCCAGGAGGACTCCGTCGCCTACCGGCAGTCCTCGCCCATCTACTTTGCCGAAGGCCTGGAGGATCCGCTGCTCATGGCGCACGGCATGGTCGACGTCAACGTGCATTTCTCCGACATCGTCCGCCTCACCCAGCGCCTCATCGAGCTCGGCAAGACCGACTGGGAGCTCGCCGTCTATCCCGTCGAGGACCACGGCTTCGTCGAGCCGTCGTCATGGACCGACGAGTACCGGCGCATCCTCGAGCTCTTCGAGGAGAACCTGACACAGGCGCGCAGCGCCGCCGCGGGACGCGGCAACTAG
- a CDS encoding transglycosylase SLT domain-containing protein translates to MIKVPELKGPRAMMRRGFVARIAAGAALLVPSVALLSTSGFEGVRPTELVEASAVDPMAEQWGARVMEQKRQSLIVELASAFDVPVNLAEQIHDVALEAEIEPDLAFGLVAAESSFRPAAVSPVGAIGLTQVMPSTARDVEPGTSRTELFDTETNLRIGFSYLRRLLDKYQGDTELALTAYNRGPGTVDRVLKSGGDPDNGYADKVLTGESERHVALMNRKFGRR, encoded by the coding sequence GTGATCAAGGTTCCGGAGCTGAAAGGCCCGCGTGCGATGATGCGTCGCGGCTTTGTAGCGCGCATCGCCGCAGGCGCCGCACTGCTGGTCCCATCGGTTGCTCTGTTGAGCACGAGCGGTTTCGAGGGTGTCCGACCGACCGAGCTGGTCGAGGCATCGGCGGTGGATCCGATGGCGGAGCAGTGGGGTGCGCGGGTGATGGAGCAGAAGCGGCAGAGTCTGATCGTCGAGCTGGCGTCGGCGTTCGACGTGCCGGTGAATCTTGCCGAGCAGATTCACGACGTGGCGCTGGAGGCGGAAATCGAGCCCGACCTGGCATTCGGTCTGGTTGCGGCCGAGTCGAGCTTTCGTCCGGCGGCGGTTTCGCCGGTCGGCGCGATCGGGCTTACGCAGGTGATGCCGTCCACCGCGCGGGACGTCGAGCCGGGCACGAGCCGGACCGAGCTGTTCGATACGGAGACGAACCTGCGCATCGGTTTCTCGTATCTGCGCAGGCTGCTCGACAAGTACCAGGGTGACACGGAGCTTGCGCTGACCGCGTACAACCGCGGGCCGGGAACGGTGGACCGGGTACTGAAGTCGGGTGGCGATCCGGACAACGGCTATGCCGACAAGGTGCTGACGGGCGAGAGCGAGCGGCATGTCGCGTTGATGAACCGGAAGTTCGGCAGGCGGTAA
- a CDS encoding phage holin family protein, with amino-acid sequence MQQPHAGNGAEPGLTDLFRRLADHASALVRGEVALAKLEMREAARGLMRDSSKLAIAFALAWFGGIALTAAAAIGVGHLLGGRFGFGALIVGVVFLLVGGLLARSGMRVFSSGELRPEATLASLDRTGTWARQELREMKQELTAGEHETIEPAIRHAPERTLRS; translated from the coding sequence ATGCAACAGCCGCACGCAGGCAACGGCGCTGAGCCCGGCCTGACCGATCTCTTCCGGCGCCTGGCCGACCACGCCTCCGCGCTCGTGCGCGGCGAGGTCGCACTGGCGAAGCTGGAGATGCGTGAGGCAGCGCGCGGGCTGATGCGCGACTCCAGCAAGCTCGCCATCGCGTTCGCGCTCGCCTGGTTCGGCGGCATCGCGCTCACCGCGGCAGCCGCGATCGGCGTCGGCCACCTGCTCGGCGGTCGGTTCGGGTTCGGCGCCCTCATCGTCGGCGTTGTGTTCCTCCTGGTCGGGGGGCTGCTGGCCAGGAGCGGCATGCGTGTCTTCAGCAGCGGCGAGCTCAGGCCGGAGGCCACGCTCGCCTCGCTGGACCGGACGGGAACCTGGGCCAGGCAGGAGCTGCGTGAGATGAAGCAGGAGCTTACCGCCGGCGAGCACGAGACGATCGAGCCCGCCATCCGCCATGCACCGGAAAGGACGCTGCGGTCATGA
- a CDS encoding CPBP family intramembrane glutamic endopeptidase, producing MRRAPLIALTVITALLVYVTTRGLPGAARVWTTMLVATLPPISVAQARALAQVELPSRMSLYAQTSLSLWLLAAATAAVAFVSDMGARELGLLALPLASTLAWTGTLTLGGVGLMLLAHRLGVRESPTLAGLLPRTAAERLAFLGVSITAGVCEEFVFRGFLVPAIAVAVGSPIVAALIAAAVFGLLHAYQGFSGALRAALLGALLSVVLLATGSIVPAILAHALIDVVGGFWLGPRLVRQDGA from the coding sequence ATGCGGCGAGCGCCGCTGATCGCACTCACCGTCATCACTGCACTCCTGGTGTACGTCACCACACGCGGCCTTCCAGGCGCCGCGCGCGTCTGGACCACCATGCTCGTCGCGACACTGCCGCCGATTTCCGTTGCACAGGCGCGTGCGCTCGCCCAGGTCGAGCTGCCGTCGCGCATGTCGCTGTACGCCCAGACTTCGTTGAGCCTGTGGCTGCTCGCGGCGGCTACCGCGGCCGTGGCGTTCGTGAGCGACATGGGTGCGCGCGAGCTGGGGCTCCTTGCGCTGCCACTCGCATCTACGCTCGCCTGGACCGGCACACTCACGCTCGGCGGCGTCGGCCTCATGCTGCTCGCACACCGCCTGGGCGTGCGCGAGTCACCCACGCTCGCAGGGCTGCTGCCGCGCACCGCGGCCGAGCGCCTCGCCTTCCTCGGGGTCTCCATTACCGCCGGCGTGTGCGAGGAATTCGTCTTCCGCGGATTCCTGGTACCGGCGATCGCCGTTGCCGTTGGCTCGCCAATCGTTGCCGCACTCATCGCCGCCGCCGTGTTCGGCCTGCTGCACGCCTACCAGGGCTTCAGCGGCGCGCTGCGGGCTGCACTCCTCGGCGCCCTGCTGTCGGTCGTGCTGCTCGCGACCGGCAGCATCGTACCTGCGATTCTCGCTCACGCGCTGATCGACGTGGTCGGCGGCTTCTGGCTGGGACCACGCCTCGTCCGGCAGGACGGGGCATGA
- a CDS encoding phosphatase PAP2 family protein, with the protein MNTTSLAREQTVTRTNSNRALDRLFAAYLALSGVALLFPHRPDGWLLLGAVHIVAAMFLLRTPPFGALRARLHSMAPRLTSLLHDWYVLLLIPALYTELAVLNRSVWNGRYFDELIIRLETLFFGGQPSQSLAAAVPELWLSEPLHFAYLSYYLIIFGPPLLLYLRSRTAEFRATTFTLMLTFFAHYLFFVYFPVQGPRYLFPAPLGGIEDGFFYQVAHRVLEAGSAQGSAFPSSHVGVSVAQTLCVARFMPRLTLPVALLTVGLAAGAVYGGFHYAIDAIVGAALGALMVLIAPRLQRALEGEPA; encoded by the coding sequence GTGAACACAACGTCTCTCGCGCGTGAGCAGACAGTCACGCGCACGAATTCGAACCGGGCGCTGGACCGACTCTTCGCCGCTTACCTGGCGTTGTCCGGCGTCGCGCTCCTGTTTCCACATCGACCCGACGGGTGGCTACTGCTCGGCGCGGTACACATCGTGGCGGCGATGTTCCTGCTGAGGACGCCGCCTTTCGGCGCGCTGCGTGCCCGGCTGCACTCGATGGCCCCGCGGCTCACGTCGCTGCTGCACGACTGGTACGTGCTGCTGCTGATTCCTGCGCTCTACACAGAGCTCGCAGTGCTCAACCGCAGTGTGTGGAACGGCCGCTACTTCGATGAGCTCATCATCCGGCTGGAAACGCTCTTCTTCGGCGGTCAGCCCAGTCAGTCGCTGGCCGCCGCCGTTCCCGAACTCTGGCTGTCGGAGCCGCTGCACTTCGCGTATCTCAGCTATTACCTGATCATCTTCGGACCGCCGCTGCTGCTGTACCTGCGTTCGCGCACCGCGGAGTTCCGCGCGACCACGTTCACACTGATGCTGACGTTCTTCGCGCATTACCTCTTCTTCGTCTACTTCCCGGTCCAGGGGCCGCGCTACCTGTTCCCTGCACCGCTCGGCGGGATCGAGGACGGCTTCTTCTACCAGGTCGCGCACCGTGTGCTCGAGGCGGGTTCGGCCCAGGGATCCGCGTTCCCCTCGTCGCACGTGGGGGTATCGGTCGCGCAGACACTGTGTGTCGCCCGCTTCATGCCCCGGCTGACACTGCCCGTTGCCCTGCTCACCGTCGGCCTGGCGGCAGGGGCTGTCTACGGCGGCTTCCACTACGCGATCGACGCCATCGTCGGCGCCGCACTGGGCGCGCTGATGGTGCTGATCGCGCCCCGTCTGCAGCGCGCACTGGAAGGGGAGCCGGCGTGA